One Perognathus longimembris pacificus isolate PPM17 chromosome 2, ASM2315922v1, whole genome shotgun sequence DNA segment encodes these proteins:
- the Golga7b gene encoding golgin subfamily A member 7B, translating to MATEVHNLQELRRSASLATKVFIQRDYSDGTICQFQTKFPPELDSRIERQLFEETVKTLNGFYAEAEKIGGSSYLEGCLACATAYFIFLCMETHYEKVLKKISRYIQEQNEKIFAPRGLLLTDPVERGMRVIEISIYEDRCSSGSSSSGSSSGSGSSSAGGGGAGTR from the exons GTCCACAATCTTCAGGAGCTGCGGCGAAGTGCCTCACTTGCCACCAAAGTCTTCATCCAGAGAGACTACAGCGATGGGACCATATGTCAGTTCCAGACCAAATTTCCCCCAGAGCTGGACAGCCGG ATTGAGCGACAGCTCTTTGAGGAGACCGTGAAGACCCTTAATGGCTTTTATGCAGAGGCTGAGAAGATTGGGGGCAGCTCCTACCTGGAGGGCTGCCTGGCCTGCGCCACGGCCTACTTCATCTTCCTCTGCATGGAGACCCACTATGAGaag GTTCTCAAGAAGATCTCCCGCTACATCCAGGAGCAGAATGAGAAGATCTTCGCACCTCGAGGCCTCCTGCTCACAGACCCTGTGGAGCGCGGGATGAGGGTT ATCGAGATTTCTATCTACGAGGACCGCTGCAGCAGCGGCAGTtccagcagcggcagcagcagtggcagcggcagcagcagcgcgGGCGGTGGCGGGGCGGGGACCCGGTGA